In Ruania zhangjianzhongii, the following proteins share a genomic window:
- a CDS encoding DUF6541 family protein, which produces MTSTSILGAGWAFVVGGVLLFAPGMLALRLVRLRGLTLLALAPVISIAAYGLAAIGAQAFGVRWGLAPALVGAFGAVAVGFAMRALEALIRVTPRSGEPRLLLALAVVMGSVLATADMWTGAVSPDAILQRWDAIFHLSALQLVEQSGSASSLTLGALSYGTGQDAIYPAAWHAFTALLPGESPPAALIVSSSLFAGPVWVLGTAALARELFPGSRWVPMATALLAGIVTATPASLWVGWGHLPNAAAFAMVPGVAAFLLRMLVRQRPTTAGARAGVLVVLLAAGAGLGLTHPNAFLALVLLTAPALAWVVADFAQRWWRAGRRTRAVVLPTVLALAMVAGAVVFLASPLSAAVTGYEGSPVNPPLVALAETLTGWYDLWGMPASAIVLVVAPWGAWLAHRRGGTWVLATLAAVWLAYLDAALGSPVGLSGLWYSSAARLSVVATMVTLPLGVIGWSDLLRRLGAWAHRTAPSRARGLLRQAVLLWGTALLVCVLAVISSVYTAGRAEKVFDADRTDQPRFAATAELEMITSVHLDPDSAVLGSPFAGTPLLYSLRGQPVVFPVAGQVWSPEQTALMDNLDDLVGPEACAARAALNVQYLYQDTAPYQVDHRFEELDQIQVPGARVVAEAGTARILELPAC; this is translated from the coding sequence GTGACCAGCACGAGCATCCTCGGCGCCGGCTGGGCGTTCGTGGTGGGTGGAGTCCTGCTGTTCGCCCCCGGCATGCTGGCCCTGCGGCTGGTCCGGCTGCGCGGACTGACCCTGCTCGCGCTGGCACCGGTGATCAGCATCGCCGCCTACGGCCTCGCCGCGATCGGCGCACAGGCCTTCGGGGTGCGCTGGGGTCTGGCGCCGGCGCTGGTGGGTGCCTTCGGGGCGGTCGCGGTCGGTTTCGCCATGCGCGCGCTGGAGGCCCTTATCCGGGTGACCCCACGCAGTGGTGAGCCGCGCCTGCTCCTGGCGCTCGCCGTGGTGATGGGGAGCGTGCTGGCCACGGCGGACATGTGGACCGGTGCGGTCAGTCCGGACGCGATCCTGCAGCGCTGGGACGCGATATTCCACCTGAGCGCACTACAGCTGGTGGAACAGAGTGGGTCCGCTTCCTCTCTCACGCTCGGGGCGCTGTCCTACGGCACCGGGCAGGACGCCATCTATCCGGCGGCGTGGCACGCGTTCACCGCACTGCTGCCCGGGGAGAGCCCGCCGGCGGCGCTGATCGTCTCCTCCTCGCTCTTCGCCGGGCCAGTCTGGGTCCTCGGCACTGCTGCGCTCGCTCGCGAGCTGTTCCCGGGCAGCCGCTGGGTACCGATGGCGACGGCGCTGCTCGCCGGGATCGTCACGGCCACCCCGGCCTCGCTGTGGGTGGGCTGGGGACATCTGCCGAACGCCGCAGCGTTCGCGATGGTCCCCGGGGTGGCGGCGTTCCTGCTCCGGATGCTGGTCCGCCAGCGGCCGACGACTGCCGGAGCCCGGGCCGGGGTGCTGGTGGTGCTGCTGGCCGCAGGCGCCGGACTCGGCCTGACCCACCCGAACGCCTTCCTGGCGCTGGTGCTGCTCACCGCACCCGCACTCGCCTGGGTGGTGGCCGATTTCGCGCAGCGGTGGTGGCGGGCCGGACGGCGGACGCGCGCCGTCGTCCTGCCCACGGTGCTCGCCCTGGCGATGGTCGCCGGTGCGGTGGTGTTCCTGGCCAGCCCGCTCTCCGCGGCGGTCACCGGGTACGAGGGCAGCCCGGTCAACCCGCCGCTGGTCGCGCTCGCCGAGACGCTCACCGGCTGGTACGACCTGTGGGGAATGCCGGCGTCGGCGATCGTGCTGGTGGTGGCGCCCTGGGGGGCTTGGCTCGCCCACCGCCGCGGTGGAACCTGGGTGCTGGCCACCCTGGCGGCGGTCTGGCTCGCCTATCTGGACGCCGCGCTCGGCAGTCCGGTCGGGCTGTCCGGGCTCTGGTACTCCAGTGCGGCGCGGCTGTCCGTGGTGGCGACGATGGTGACCCTTCCGCTGGGCGTGATCGGCTGGTCGGACCTACTGCGCCGACTCGGCGCGTGGGCTCACAGAACGGCACCCAGCCGCGCGCGCGGTCTGCTCCGGCAGGCGGTGCTGCTCTGGGGCACCGCCCTGCTGGTGTGCGTGCTGGCCGTGATCAGCTCGGTCTACACCGCCGGCCGCGCAGAGAAAGTGTTCGACGCCGACCGCACCGACCAGCCGCGGTTCGCTGCCACCGCCGAGCTGGAGATGATCACCTCGGTGCACCTGGACCCCGACAGTGCCGTGCTCGGCAGCCCGTTCGCCGGTACGCCGCTGCTGTACTCGCTGCGCGGGCAGCCGGTGGTGTTCCCGGTCGCGGGGCAGGTCTGGTCCCCGGAGCAGACCGCACTGATGGACAACCTCGACGATCTGGTTGGACCTGAGGCCTGCGCCGCCCGGGCGGCGCTGAACGTTCAGTACCTGTACCAGGACACTGCCCCGTACCAGGTGGACCATCGGTTCGAGGAGCTCGACCAGATCCAGGTGCCCGGTGCCCGAGTGGTCGCCGAAGCCGGAACCGCGCGGATCCTCGAGCTGCCCGCCTGCTGA
- a CDS encoding acyltransferase, giving the protein MIVDSAEVDPTARIGDGTSIWQLAQVRESAVLGEGCIIGRGAYIGSGVQLGNNCKVQNYALVYEPAHLEDGVFIGPAAVLTNDVYPRAINPDGTRKSGTDWEPVGVTLRTGASVGARAVCVAPVTIGAWATVAAGAVVTKDVPDFALVAGVPARRIAWVGKAGVPLTEDGPGEWACPATHARYRENDGVLTAVEHTSAVENNEETR; this is encoded by the coding sequence ATGATCGTCGATTCCGCCGAGGTGGATCCCACTGCCCGGATCGGCGACGGCACCAGTATCTGGCAGCTCGCTCAGGTGCGGGAGAGTGCTGTGCTCGGCGAGGGCTGCATCATCGGCCGCGGGGCCTACATCGGCTCCGGGGTGCAGCTGGGCAACAACTGCAAGGTGCAGAACTACGCACTGGTCTATGAGCCCGCCCACCTCGAGGACGGCGTGTTCATCGGCCCGGCCGCAGTGCTCACCAATGACGTCTACCCCCGCGCGATCAACCCGGACGGCACCCGCAAGTCCGGCACCGACTGGGAACCGGTCGGGGTCACCCTGCGCACCGGCGCCAGCGTCGGCGCCCGCGCCGTGTGCGTGGCCCCGGTGACCATCGGTGCCTGGGCCACAGTGGCCGCCGGGGCCGTGGTCACCAAGGATGTGCCCGATTTCGCCTTGGTGGCCGGGGTGCCGGCCCGCCGGATCGCCTGGGTGGGCAAGGCCGGGGTGCCGCTGACCGAAGACGGCCCGGGGGAGTGGGCCTGCCCGGCCACCCATGCCCGGTACCGGGAGAATGACGGGGTACTGACCGCCGTCGAGCACACCAGCGCCGTCGAGAACAACGAGGAGACCAGGTGA
- a CDS encoding glycosyltransferase: MSIGRFRGSRDWAGRVPDDRAGRVPNGRAGRSRGSAARAGRGVRVTLVSRIFLPEPSAASFRLAALVRALADDGARVDVLTTAPGPGVERGDGAPSPGLPARVRRAPVLRDGSGYVRGYLPYLSFDVPLAWRLLRTRRPDVVVVEPPPTTGAVVRAVCALRRIPYVYYAADVWSDASASTGAPAVVVRVVRAMERFALRGAAAVLSVNDGVTDRVRELGAGEVVTVGNGVDTGIFHRGAPATPDSPHPAPDSPHPAPDSPHPAPADDRLSTETASEGRRFGTPMSIGYSDDRAAGIPAVPFLLYAGTASEWQGAEIFARAMARVLAELPDAKLVYLGQGSSWPALRALAADLPTGAIELHDPVDAATSAIWQRAARAAVVSLKPGIGYDFAMPTKMFAALACGTPVTFAGVGPAADLIAEKSLGRATGYDAGEVAEAMIAALRTRPTDDDRDRLAAWVAEHRSLAAVGHRSAAAITAAARTG, encoded by the coding sequence ATGAGCATCGGGCGCTTCCGCGGCAGCAGGGACTGGGCCGGGCGGGTGCCGGATGACCGGGCCGGGCGGGTGCCGAATGGCCGGGCCGGACGCTCCCGCGGGAGCGCTGCGCGGGCGGGCCGCGGCGTGCGGGTCACGCTGGTCTCCCGGATCTTCCTGCCTGAGCCCTCTGCCGCCTCGTTCCGGCTGGCCGCGTTGGTGCGGGCGCTTGCCGACGACGGCGCACGGGTGGATGTGCTCACCACGGCACCTGGCCCAGGGGTCGAGCGGGGAGACGGCGCACCTTCGCCCGGGTTGCCCGCGCGGGTGCGGCGTGCCCCGGTGCTGCGGGACGGTTCCGGGTACGTGCGTGGGTATCTGCCCTACCTGAGCTTCGACGTGCCGCTGGCCTGGCGGCTGCTGCGCACCCGGCGCCCGGACGTGGTGGTGGTCGAACCGCCGCCGACCACCGGGGCCGTGGTGCGGGCGGTCTGCGCGCTGCGCCGGATCCCGTACGTGTACTACGCCGCCGACGTGTGGTCCGATGCCTCCGCCTCCACCGGCGCGCCGGCAGTGGTGGTGCGCGTGGTGCGGGCGATGGAGCGGTTCGCGCTGCGCGGTGCGGCGGCGGTACTGAGCGTGAACGACGGCGTGACCGACCGGGTCCGTGAGCTCGGCGCCGGCGAGGTGGTCACTGTGGGCAACGGGGTGGACACCGGGATCTTTCACCGCGGCGCGCCCGCGACACCGGACTCACCTCACCCGGCACCGGACTCACCTCACCCGGCACCGGACTCACCTCACCCGGCACCGGCAGACGATCGTCTGAGTACCGAAACCGCATCTGAGGGCCGAAGGTTCGGTACTCCGATGTCCATCGGGTACTCAGACGATCGTGCAGCCGGGATCCCTGCCGTCCCGTTCCTGCTCTACGCCGGCACTGCCTCGGAGTGGCAGGGCGCGGAGATCTTCGCCCGAGCGATGGCCCGCGTGCTGGCGGAGCTCCCGGACGCGAAGCTGGTCTACCTCGGGCAGGGCAGTTCCTGGCCGGCGCTGCGCGCGCTCGCGGCGGACTTGCCTACCGGTGCGATCGAGCTGCACGACCCGGTGGACGCCGCCACGTCTGCGATCTGGCAGCGCGCCGCCCGCGCCGCCGTTGTCAGCTTGAAGCCCGGCATCGGCTACGACTTCGCGATGCCGACCAAGATGTTCGCCGCTCTGGCCTGCGGCACGCCGGTGACCTTCGCCGGGGTAGGGCCGGCCGCCGACCTGATTGCGGAGAAGTCCCTCGGCCGGGCCACTGGCTACGACGCCGGCGAGGTGGCCGAAGCGATGATCGCCGCGCTGCGCACCAGGCCGACCGACGATGACCGGGACCGGCTCGCCGCCTGGGTGGCCGAGCACCGGTCACTGGCCGCGGTCGGGCACCGCAGCGCAGCGGCGATCACGGCCGCGGCGCGTACCGGCTGA
- a CDS encoding DUF2304 domain-containing protein, translating to MNEEKIWIQLLLLLGVAVVTVLLTRSTADARHQAVRRVLLALFALATAAAILFPTLLGRAAGLVGVGRGADLVLYLLVIAFLSFIATTYRRMKATDRQITELTRELSLTEARLEQAGLPTAHQAGDGGTHPGHGHAPAAPPQQAQPRPDAAAQPDTPPDTEPDTP from the coding sequence ATGAACGAGGAGAAGATCTGGATCCAGCTCCTGCTGCTGCTCGGCGTCGCCGTGGTGACAGTCCTGCTGACCCGGTCCACCGCCGACGCCCGGCACCAGGCAGTGCGCCGGGTCCTGCTGGCGCTGTTCGCGCTCGCCACCGCGGCAGCGATCCTGTTCCCCACCCTCCTCGGCCGCGCCGCTGGCCTGGTCGGGGTAGGTCGCGGCGCCGACCTGGTGCTGTACCTGCTGGTGATCGCGTTCCTGTCCTTCATCGCCACCACCTACCGGCGGATGAAGGCCACAGACCGCCAGATCACCGAGCTCACCCGCGAGCTGTCCCTCACCGAAGCCCGGCTGGAACAGGCCGGGCTGCCCACTGCGCACCAGGCCGGCGACGGCGGAACCCACCCTGGTCACGGCCACGCCCCTGCCGCTCCGCCTCAGCAGGCGCAGCCCCGGCCCGACGCAGCAGCGCAGCCGGACACTCCTCCTGACACCGAGCCCGACACGCCGTGA
- a CDS encoding AfsR/SARP family transcriptional regulator translates to MGQPTITVFGRFEITADPKPLSLAGGLQRMLLALLAGSQGRWVPGSLLAEGLWPGAPPGAAMSRLHVHVHRLRTRLGPGVVEAGPDGYRLQLAADSVDAWRFDRAAGGTLAAHSDGGDELALLERLDEAAACWRGEPYPGVDHPLVDAERHRLTELYLLVEETRAQHRLDRGEHRELLEHLIPAACAHPTRERLHTLWMTALYRCGDHAQALEVYANGREILAAELGLSPGPALEAVHALVVDAFEGTDAVPNASGARQPALPRVDRTPCSDAVSLPAGHEQLLREELATTECPDQRALLRRQLGMLLGSTGRVQESLELLFQAEARYRLHGPIRAHRSVLQQLAMEMSKVGDLRRAIRLLDEAQQTYPGGRASDRLRIVRAIVLTHMKDAAGAETALAGVSAPGPNDDPILASMWWRARSIVARLRGRHEDAIASGRVALRLAQQVNAAALEGVVMVDLACALRDAGLPEAHRWYRAAVRLGHEHDRAPLIALAEAATAKAVLLAGDPAGATVHAREALRHARQAGAWGLAGRASARLAEAAEDLGETMRAGWYRQESLSQYRRVDYPLTEQEQRRIAAGPTSGPTSGPTSGRTVAAAGA, encoded by the coding sequence ATGGGTCAACCCACCATCACCGTCTTCGGACGATTCGAGATCACCGCCGACCCCAAGCCACTGAGCCTTGCCGGCGGACTGCAACGGATGCTGCTGGCACTGCTCGCCGGCAGCCAAGGTCGCTGGGTGCCAGGATCTCTCCTCGCGGAGGGCCTCTGGCCAGGAGCACCGCCCGGGGCCGCGATGTCTCGACTGCACGTGCACGTGCACCGGCTGCGCACCCGGCTCGGCCCGGGAGTGGTGGAAGCCGGTCCGGACGGCTACCGGCTGCAGCTCGCGGCCGACAGTGTGGACGCCTGGCGGTTCGACCGTGCGGCCGGCGGCACCCTCGCCGCGCACTCCGACGGCGGTGACGAACTGGCGCTGCTGGAGCGGCTGGACGAGGCCGCGGCCTGCTGGCGCGGAGAACCCTACCCCGGTGTGGACCACCCCCTCGTCGACGCTGAACGGCACCGGCTCACCGAGCTGTACCTGCTCGTGGAGGAGACTCGCGCGCAGCATCGTCTTGACCGGGGTGAGCACCGCGAGCTGCTCGAGCACCTGATCCCGGCTGCGTGTGCCCATCCCACCCGAGAACGCCTGCACACCCTCTGGATGACCGCGCTGTACCGCTGCGGCGACCATGCTCAGGCACTCGAGGTGTACGCGAACGGACGCGAGATACTCGCGGCCGAGCTCGGCCTGAGCCCGGGACCGGCGCTGGAGGCCGTCCACGCACTGGTCGTCGACGCCTTCGAGGGAACCGATGCGGTGCCGAACGCCTCCGGGGCGAGGCAGCCGGCACTGCCACGAGTCGACCGGACGCCGTGCTCGGACGCGGTCAGCCTCCCGGCCGGACACGAGCAACTGCTGCGGGAGGAGCTGGCCACCACCGAGTGCCCCGATCAGCGGGCCCTGTTGCGCCGTCAGCTCGGGATGCTGCTCGGTAGCACCGGGCGGGTCCAGGAGTCCCTGGAGCTGCTGTTCCAGGCGGAGGCCCGCTATCGGCTGCACGGCCCGATCCGCGCTCACCGCTCGGTGCTGCAGCAGCTGGCGATGGAGATGAGCAAGGTCGGCGACCTGCGCCGCGCCATCCGGCTCCTGGACGAGGCCCAGCAGACCTATCCGGGCGGTCGTGCCTCGGACCGGCTGCGGATCGTGCGCGCGATCGTGCTGACGCATATGAAGGACGCGGCCGGTGCGGAGACGGCGCTCGCCGGGGTCAGTGCACCGGGCCCGAACGACGACCCGATCCTGGCCAGCATGTGGTGGCGGGCTCGGAGCATCGTGGCCCGGTTGCGGGGTCGACACGAGGACGCGATCGCCTCGGGGCGGGTGGCGCTGCGTCTTGCGCAGCAGGTGAACGCCGCAGCGCTCGAAGGGGTGGTGATGGTCGACCTGGCGTGCGCGCTGCGCGACGCCGGCCTGCCGGAGGCGCACCGGTGGTACCGGGCCGCGGTCCGGCTCGGTCACGAGCACGACCGGGCGCCGCTGATCGCCCTGGCCGAGGCTGCGACCGCGAAGGCCGTCCTGCTCGCTGGCGACCCGGCAGGAGCCACAGTGCATGCTCGCGAGGCGCTCCGGCACGCCCGTCAGGCCGGGGCCTGGGGACTGGCCGGGCGCGCCAGCGCAAGGCTCGCCGAGGCTGCCGAGGACCTCGGCGAGACGATGCGCGCGGGCTGGTACCGGCAGGAGAGCCTGTCTCAGTACCGGCGGGTGGACTACCCGCTCACCGAACAGGAGCAGCGGCGAATCGCCGCCGGCCCCACATCCGGCCCCACATCCGGCCCCACATCCGGACGCACTGTGGCGGCGGCCGGGGCTTGA
- a CDS encoding DegT/DnrJ/EryC1/StrS family aminotransferase yields the protein MNQAMIPAAKPIVGAEERAAVDAVLASGMIAQGPQVAAFEEEFATALTAGRTCVAVNSGTSGLHLGLLAAGIGPGDEVIVPSFTFAATANSVALTGATPVFADIEPDTFCLAPASVEAAITANTRAIMPVHLYGHPADMDALTALAAERGLQIFEDAAQAHGATWQATPVGAFGTFAMFSLYPTKNMTSGEGGMVAAESDEIARRLRLLRNQGMERQYANEIVGFNARMTDIHAAIGRVQLGKLPGWTRTRQANAAFLDTHLEGVATPTVREGATHVYHQYTIRLTGASHAERDAFAEALRARGVGCGVYYPIPNHRLESLTRYAPAGELPVTEQAAAEVLSLPVHPSLSEADLETITTAVNTVAKAGA from the coding sequence GTGAACCAGGCGATGATCCCTGCGGCCAAGCCGATCGTCGGGGCAGAGGAACGAGCCGCTGTCGACGCCGTGCTCGCCAGCGGCATGATCGCTCAGGGCCCACAGGTTGCGGCCTTCGAGGAGGAGTTCGCCACCGCACTCACCGCCGGGCGGACCTGCGTGGCGGTGAACTCGGGCACCTCCGGGCTGCACCTGGGTCTGCTCGCTGCCGGGATCGGACCGGGGGACGAGGTGATCGTGCCCTCGTTCACCTTCGCCGCCACCGCCAACTCGGTGGCCCTGACCGGCGCTACCCCGGTGTTCGCCGACATCGAGCCGGACACTTTCTGCCTGGCCCCGGCCAGCGTCGAAGCAGCGATCACGGCCAACACCCGCGCGATCATGCCCGTGCACCTGTACGGGCACCCGGCAGATATGGACGCACTGACCGCGCTCGCGGCCGAACGGGGCCTGCAGATATTCGAGGACGCCGCCCAGGCGCACGGCGCCACCTGGCAAGCCACCCCGGTCGGGGCCTTCGGCACCTTCGCGATGTTCTCCCTATACCCCACCAAGAACATGACCTCCGGTGAGGGCGGCATGGTCGCCGCCGAATCGGACGAGATCGCGCGGCGGCTGCGGCTGCTGCGCAACCAGGGGATGGAGCGCCAGTACGCGAACGAGATCGTCGGCTTCAACGCCCGGATGACCGACATCCACGCCGCTATCGGCCGGGTCCAGCTCGGCAAGCTGCCCGGCTGGACCCGCACCCGGCAGGCGAACGCGGCCTTCCTCGACACTCACCTCGAAGGCGTGGCCACCCCCACCGTCCGGGAGGGCGCCACGCACGTCTACCACCAGTACACGATCCGCCTCACCGGCGCCTCCCACGCGGAGCGGGACGCGTTCGCGGAGGCACTGCGCGCCCGCGGCGTCGGCTGCGGGGTGTACTACCCAATCCCGAACCACCGGCTGGAGTCCCTGACCCGGTACGCGCCGGCCGGCGAGCTACCGGTCACCGAGCAGGCCGCGGCCGAGGTGCTCTCCCTCCCGGTCCACCCCAGCCTGAGTGAGGCCGACCTGGAAACGATCACCACCGCCGTCAACACGGTGGCCAAGGCAGGAGCGTGA
- a CDS encoding Gfo/Idh/MocA family protein translates to MANLRAGLIGLGMMGRHHARVLRQLEGVDLVAVADPAGDPHGVAGPLEVLPDVQALIGAGIDYAMVAAPTRFHTETGLALAEAGVHALIEKPLASDTAGAQRLADAFEAAGLVGAVGHIERYNPALQSLRTRLEAGELGEVYQIATRRQGPFPSRIADVGVVKDLATHDIDLTAWVAQREFTSVAARTAYKSGREHEDLVAITGFLTGPVVTNHLVNWLSPMKERVTVVTGEKGAFVADTLLADLTFHANGEIVTRWDDVAQFRGVSEGDMIRFAIDKPEPLRTEHENFRDAILGKDTDIVTMAQGLNTVRVAEAVLESAATGQSVSLG, encoded by the coding sequence ATGGCGAACCTGAGAGCGGGTCTGATCGGCCTGGGCATGATGGGCCGGCACCACGCCCGGGTGCTGCGCCAGCTCGAGGGTGTGGATCTGGTGGCCGTGGCCGACCCGGCCGGGGACCCGCACGGGGTGGCCGGCCCGCTGGAGGTGCTCCCGGATGTGCAGGCCCTGATCGGTGCGGGGATCGACTATGCGATGGTCGCCGCCCCCACCCGGTTCCACACCGAGACCGGGCTGGCGTTGGCCGAAGCGGGGGTGCATGCGTTGATCGAGAAGCCGCTCGCCTCCGACACCGCCGGTGCGCAGCGCCTCGCGGACGCGTTCGAGGCGGCCGGGCTGGTCGGCGCGGTCGGGCACATCGAGCGGTACAACCCGGCGCTGCAGTCCCTGCGCACGCGATTAGAGGCCGGTGAGCTGGGCGAGGTGTACCAGATCGCCACCCGCCGCCAGGGCCCGTTCCCGTCCCGGATCGCCGACGTCGGCGTGGTCAAGGACCTGGCCACCCACGACATCGACCTGACCGCCTGGGTGGCCCAGCGCGAGTTCACCTCGGTGGCCGCCCGCACCGCGTACAAGTCCGGCCGCGAGCACGAGGACCTGGTGGCGATCACCGGGTTCCTCACCGGCCCGGTGGTGACCAACCACCTGGTGAACTGGCTCTCCCCGATGAAGGAGCGGGTGACCGTGGTGACCGGGGAGAAGGGGGCGTTCGTGGCCGACACGCTGCTCGCCGACCTGACCTTCCACGCGAACGGCGAGATCGTCACCCGCTGGGACGACGTCGCTCAGTTCCGTGGTGTGTCCGAGGGGGACATGATCCGGTTCGCGATCGACAAGCCGGAGCCGCTGCGCACCGAGCACGAGAACTTCCGGGACGCGATCCTGGGCAAGGACACCGACATCGTCACGATGGCGCAGGGCCTGAACACGGTGCGGGTGGCTGAGGCTGTGCTGGAATCGGCCGCCACCGGGCAGAGCGTCTCGCTGGGATGA
- a CDS encoding glycosyltransferase family 2 protein, whose protein sequence is MPTIDDTWIVVPLYNEAAVIAGVVRDLHATFAHVVCIDDGSTDASIPAAEGAGALVIRHATNLGQGAALQTGIDFVLEQTEARYLVTFDADGQHQVSDAAAMVTRAREEGLAIVFGSRFLDERTKAGWAKRIVLKTAVWATNQTTGLKLTDAHNGLRVIRRDAAAGVMLKQNRMAHASEIVLQLGRTRLPWAEHPVHVLYTDYSKSKGQSLLNAVNILVDLVFR, encoded by the coding sequence ATGCCGACCATCGACGACACCTGGATCGTGGTGCCGTTGTACAACGAGGCCGCCGTGATCGCCGGCGTGGTCCGGGACCTGCACGCCACCTTCGCCCACGTGGTCTGCATCGACGACGGCTCCACCGACGCTTCGATTCCTGCCGCCGAGGGCGCCGGCGCGCTGGTGATCCGGCACGCCACCAATTTGGGCCAAGGCGCGGCCCTGCAGACCGGCATCGACTTCGTGCTCGAGCAGACCGAGGCCCGCTACCTGGTCACCTTCGATGCCGATGGCCAGCACCAGGTCTCGGACGCCGCGGCGATGGTCACCCGCGCCCGCGAGGAAGGCCTGGCGATCGTGTTCGGCTCTCGGTTCCTGGACGAGCGCACCAAGGCCGGCTGGGCGAAGCGGATCGTGCTGAAGACCGCCGTGTGGGCCACCAACCAGACCACCGGCCTGAAACTCACCGACGCCCACAACGGGCTGCGGGTGATCCGCCGGGACGCCGCCGCCGGGGTGATGCTGAAGCAGAACCGGATGGCCCATGCCTCCGAGATCGTGCTGCAGCTCGGACGCACCCGCCTACCGTGGGCAGAGCATCCGGTGCACGTGCTCTACACCGACTACTCCAAGAGCAAGGGCCAGTCGCTGCTGAACGCGGTGAACATCCTGGTGGACCTGGTGTTCCGATGA
- a CDS encoding LCP family protein has product MATSDTRAAPRGPRHSTGRANHPLLRGLLVALVGVVAFTGTGAAFAYQSLQGGIDRHDVNDILGSDRPEREQENPDDPNAGNEYNILVMGSDSREGDDNQAIGGGDVQGMRSDTTLLVHVAADRSRVDVVSIPRDLVVDIPNCPLPNGSETEARLEGQGWSDDNRMWNTAFALGAESGDLGYAAGCTIRTFENMTDIYVDDFVIVDMSGMERMVDAIGGVEMCFEEDLYSPQAKLDIEAGCQTLDGETAVAFARARKGPGLGDGSDIGRIGRQQELLTNMVEQVLDRNILTQSGELYRFLQAATSSLTTGDEIGDLTAMAGLAYSLREIDMENVNFATVPFDWAGNRVRPNYLSDELWDSIRSDDPMALPDDPEAEEESENADGAEDGTGPEDADGTGTEDANTDTGEAGTEG; this is encoded by the coding sequence ATGGCTACCTCTGACACTCGCGCTGCCCCACGTGGCCCGCGGCACTCCACCGGCCGGGCGAACCACCCGTTGCTGCGCGGCCTGCTGGTCGCGCTGGTGGGTGTCGTCGCGTTCACCGGTACCGGAGCCGCGTTCGCCTACCAGTCGCTGCAGGGCGGGATCGACCGGCATGACGTCAACGACATCCTCGGCTCGGACCGGCCCGAACGCGAGCAGGAGAACCCGGACGACCCGAACGCCGGGAACGAGTACAACATCCTCGTGATGGGCTCGGACTCTCGTGAGGGCGATGACAACCAGGCGATCGGCGGCGGCGACGTCCAGGGCATGCGCTCGGACACGACCCTGCTGGTGCACGTGGCCGCCGACCGGTCCCGGGTGGACGTGGTCTCCATCCCGCGCGACCTGGTGGTGGACATCCCCAACTGCCCGCTGCCGAACGGCAGCGAGACCGAAGCACGGCTCGAGGGTCAGGGCTGGAGCGACGACAACCGGATGTGGAACACGGCGTTCGCGCTCGGTGCGGAGAGCGGCGACCTCGGCTACGCCGCCGGGTGCACGATCCGCACCTTCGAGAACATGACCGACATCTACGTCGACGATTTCGTGATCGTGGACATGTCCGGGATGGAGCGAATGGTCGACGCCATCGGCGGCGTGGAGATGTGCTTCGAGGAGGACCTCTACTCCCCCCAAGCGAAGCTGGACATCGAGGCCGGCTGCCAGACCCTCGACGGTGAGACCGCCGTGGCGTTCGCCCGCGCCCGGAAGGGTCCGGGGTTGGGCGATGGCTCCGACATCGGCCGGATCGGCCGGCAGCAAGAGCTGCTCACCAACATGGTCGAGCAGGTGCTCGACCGGAACATCCTCACCCAGTCCGGTGAGCTCTACCGGTTCCTCCAGGCCGCTACGTCGTCGCTGACCACCGGAGACGAGATCGGCGACCTCACCGCGATGGCCGGGCTGGCGTACTCCCTGCGGGAGATCGACATGGAGAACGTCAACTTCGCGACCGTCCCGTTCGACTGGGCCGGGAACCGGGTGCGCCCGAACTACCTGTCCGATGAGCTGTGGGACTCGATCCGGTCCGATGATCCGATGGCGCTACCGGACGATCCGGAGGCCGAGGAGGAGTCCGAGAACGCCGACGGGGCCGAGGACGGTACTGGGCCAGAGGACGCCGACGGCACCGGTACTGAGGATGCCAACACCGACACGGGCGAGGCCGGCACAGAGGGCTAA